A DNA window from Paenibacillus andongensis contains the following coding sequences:
- a CDS encoding polysaccharide lyase family 8 super-sandwich domain-containing protein: MKRMITSGFRMVLVALLLFGFTSSIFAGRVSATDEYDVLRLKWKSYLLGGDYIASDPDISVILQTLTSTAQGYWDTMDKSASRTYLWSDLSDSIAGTDLIKSSFMAITYSRLDAMAKAYSMNGSSLYQNASLLSDIISGLDWMYANTYNENKTVYGNWFDWEINVPLTLNNSTILLYDSLTSMQKNNYMTAIEKFAPSATITNGTTATGANRVWKATAVGIRGIIVKDSAKIASSRDALTNVFAYVTSGDGFYDDGSFIQHTSHPYTGGYGKSLLQTIVPFVYLLSGSSWAVTTPDSQNLYKWVYDSFEPLMYKGAMMDLSRSRETSRRTAQDHMVGMEVMKPIIQLAQFAPLSDANKLKSMVKYWIQSDTYYNFFANASIYHITLAKQILNDPSVTARGELVVNKPFPSMDRSVHLRPGFGFALSMSSSRIYNYESINNENLKGWYTSDGMTYLYNNDLGQYSDEYWALVNKYRLPGTTVDTQTRANSSGQSYKSSKNWVGGTQVANKYGVAGMELDAWNSTLTAKKSWFMFDDEIVALGTGITSTDNRIIETIIDNKKINTDGDNALTVNGVAKPSTLGWSETLNGVNWLHIAGNVPGSDMGYYFPTASTIRGLREARTGAWSDVNTYAKTIDSTVLTKNFLTLWQEHGTNPSNASYAYVMLPNKTSAQVGDYAANPGISILENTPDAQAVKDTSSQTVGVNFWTDTLKTIQVNGSSFLTSDKKASVMTLETASDIEVGVSDPTQANTGTIQLEINRSASSVLTVDSGITVTQLSPTIKLAINANGSKGKTFKAKFSLGSVTQTLLSPNADAYVRDGSYAGTNYGTVQTLVTKKSTAGFNRYSYLRFDLASVTGAVSSAKIRLIPVGVGSISTVNQAEFVSDNTWTESSLTWNNKPIGSTVIHSWSSMVVDTPIDIDVTAQVQAALAGSKMISIRVNSPTDVGSTGDITYGSRENAAETKRPVLVLTQ; this comes from the coding sequence ATGAAACGCATGATTACGTCAGGTTTTCGCATGGTTCTCGTCGCCTTATTATTGTTTGGATTCACTTCATCCATATTTGCAGGACGGGTATCCGCTACCGATGAGTACGACGTACTGAGGCTCAAATGGAAATCATATCTGCTCGGAGGTGACTATATAGCCTCCGACCCCGATATTTCCGTTATCTTGCAAACCCTTACATCGACTGCGCAAGGATACTGGGACACAATGGACAAATCAGCTTCTCGCACTTATTTATGGAGTGACTTGAGCGATAGCATTGCTGGAACGGACTTGATTAAATCGAGTTTTATGGCAATTACTTATTCCCGTTTAGATGCCATGGCCAAAGCTTATTCGATGAACGGATCTTCCCTTTATCAGAACGCCTCTCTTTTATCGGACATTATCAGCGGTCTCGACTGGATGTATGCCAATACATACAATGAGAACAAGACAGTATACGGGAACTGGTTTGATTGGGAAATCAATGTTCCCCTCACGCTTAATAATAGTACGATTCTGCTGTACGATAGCTTAACCTCCATGCAAAAAAACAATTACATGACTGCGATCGAGAAATTCGCTCCTTCTGCGACGATAACGAACGGTACTACTGCAACAGGCGCGAACCGAGTGTGGAAAGCAACGGCTGTAGGCATTCGTGGAATCATCGTCAAAGATAGCGCAAAGATCGCTTCATCTCGCGACGCTTTGACCAACGTATTTGCTTATGTAACAAGCGGTGACGGATTTTACGATGACGGTTCGTTTATTCAACATACTTCCCATCCGTACACGGGAGGGTACGGCAAATCGCTGCTGCAGACGATTGTGCCTTTTGTTTATTTACTTAGCGGCTCTTCTTGGGCTGTCACAACACCAGACTCCCAAAACTTGTATAAATGGGTCTATGATTCCTTTGAGCCGCTCATGTATAAAGGGGCAATGATGGATTTGTCCCGCAGCAGGGAGACATCCAGGCGTACAGCACAGGATCATATGGTTGGCATGGAAGTCATGAAACCAATCATTCAGCTTGCCCAGTTTGCCCCGCTTTCTGATGCTAATAAACTTAAAAGTATGGTTAAGTACTGGATCCAATCGGATACTTATTATAACTTCTTTGCCAACGCTTCTATCTACCATATAACACTTGCCAAACAGATTCTAAATGATCCCAGCGTTACAGCTCGGGGCGAACTTGTCGTGAATAAACCGTTCCCTAGCATGGATCGTTCCGTTCATCTGCGTCCTGGGTTCGGTTTCGCGCTTAGCATGTCGTCAAGCCGAATTTACAATTATGAATCGATTAATAATGAAAATCTCAAAGGCTGGTACACAAGCGACGGTATGACTTATCTCTACAATAATGATCTGGGTCAATATAGTGATGAATATTGGGCGCTAGTCAATAAATATCGTCTTCCGGGTACAACGGTCGATACACAAACCAGAGCAAATTCATCCGGACAAAGCTACAAGAGCAGTAAAAATTGGGTCGGAGGCACACAAGTGGCTAATAAGTATGGTGTTGCCGGCATGGAGTTGGATGCTTGGAACAGCACCTTAACTGCCAAGAAGTCATGGTTTATGTTCGACGATGAGATTGTCGCTTTAGGCACCGGCATTACGAGCACGGACAATCGGATAATTGAAACGATTATCGACAACAAGAAAATAAATACGGATGGGGATAATGCCCTGACCGTGAACGGGGTGGCGAAGCCGTCAACCTTAGGGTGGTCTGAAACGCTGAACGGCGTGAATTGGCTGCATATAGCCGGTAACGTGCCTGGATCCGATATGGGGTATTATTTCCCAACAGCTTCTACGATCAGGGGGTTGCGCGAAGCTAGAACTGGCGCATGGAGCGATGTGAATACGTATGCCAAGACGATTGATTCAACCGTATTGACGAAGAATTTTCTGACCCTGTGGCAGGAACATGGAACAAATCCATCGAATGCGAGCTATGCGTACGTCATGCTCCCGAACAAAACAAGTGCCCAAGTGGGCGACTATGCGGCGAATCCCGGCATCTCGATTCTAGAGAATACACCAGACGCCCAGGCAGTCAAAGATACTAGCAGCCAAACAGTTGGTGTCAACTTCTGGACGGACACGCTTAAAACGATTCAAGTTAACGGGTCATCGTTCTTGACAAGCGATAAGAAGGCTTCTGTAATGACGCTTGAAACGGCGAGCGATATCGAGGTTGGCGTTTCCGATCCGACACAAGCCAATACAGGTACGATTCAACTGGAAATCAATCGAAGCGCCTCCAGCGTGCTGACAGTTGACTCTGGCATTACAGTGACACAACTTAGCCCGACCATCAAGCTTGCCATCAACGCAAACGGTTCTAAGGGCAAAACGTTTAAAGCTAAATTCAGTCTGGGATCGGTCACTCAAACGCTTCTCTCACCAAATGCTGACGCTTATGTTAGGGATGGAAGCTATGCAGGCACGAATTATGGAACAGTGCAGACGTTGGTAACGAAGAAAAGTACTGCCGGCTTTAACAGATACAGCTACCTTCGTTTTGATCTGGCATCTGTTACAGGGGCGGTGAGCAGCGCCAAAATAAGGCTGATCCCCGTTGGAGTCGGCTCGATAAGTACGGTAAATCAAGCTGAATTTGTCAGCGATAACACTTGGACCGAATCATCCCTAACATGGAACAACAAACCAATTGGCAGCACTGTGATTCATTCGTGGTCGTCTATGGTTGTTGATACGCCGATCGACATCGATGTGACGGCACAAGTACAGGCCGCTCTTGCTGGCTCTAAAATGATTTCCATTCGAGTGAATTCTCCGACAGATGTGGGCAGTACGGGCGATATAACCTATGGTTCCCGGGAGAATGCAGCAGAAACCAAACGTCCTGTTCTTGTCCTTACACAATAG
- a CDS encoding M23 family metallopeptidase — translation MSVKSRKRRQWPLLAGAFLLAACVVILVGKSPFGAPISWKDNTPAAAVATPLPTPPPREAVEFRMLDFDRGWVKYADGIARTEDGGAQWQEASGTEITAEEVGNALPIGGSIMELLSLEASSGSANQDSPKPLTVTVGNASLQVKQSQFLTPRIGWVLLGSSKDSKNPLLITTDGGQTWVDGMTAEVKEAILKEKNHLQQLKMESALYGTKEDAKAVIGSKWKLVPDSAAPGDVVLVRHNESGSITWLDKTYTLQPFGTGYFTYLPITMSAKPGKYPIGDQTLTIQPKKFETQYLKVTAEMESMKQDTGRIAADQKKIDLARSKSEPQFLFSGPFVQPVEGILTTPYGHTRYVNGKYDSSHLAIDLAAKEGTPIKATNDGVVALAETLYLTGNAIYIDHGMGLFSQYAHLSELRVKAGDRVKQGDIIGLVGTTGFSTGPHLHFALWAHNVQVNPNLFFNTTPFRWIQPKG, via the coding sequence ATGTCAGTGAAGTCAAGAAAACGTCGTCAATGGCCGCTTTTGGCCGGCGCTTTCCTACTTGCCGCATGTGTGGTGATTTTGGTTGGGAAATCGCCATTCGGCGCACCAATCTCTTGGAAAGACAATACGCCTGCAGCAGCAGTAGCAACACCGCTACCAACGCCACCACCGCGAGAGGCTGTGGAATTTCGCATGCTCGACTTTGATCGCGGCTGGGTGAAATATGCAGATGGGATCGCGAGAACAGAGGATGGTGGGGCGCAGTGGCAAGAAGCGTCTGGAACAGAAATCACCGCCGAGGAAGTAGGAAACGCTTTGCCGATAGGCGGATCGATCATGGAGCTGCTTAGCCTAGAGGCAAGTTCAGGATCGGCCAACCAGGATAGCCCAAAACCGCTTACGGTTACAGTGGGCAATGCCTCATTACAAGTGAAGCAATCGCAGTTCCTGACGCCTCGCATCGGATGGGTGCTTCTCGGCAGTAGCAAGGATAGTAAGAACCCACTACTCATCACGACGGATGGTGGACAGACCTGGGTAGACGGTATGACGGCAGAGGTCAAAGAGGCCATTCTGAAAGAGAAGAATCATCTGCAGCAATTGAAGATGGAATCGGCGCTCTACGGAACCAAGGAGGATGCTAAAGCGGTCATCGGATCGAAGTGGAAGCTCGTTCCAGATAGCGCTGCTCCAGGGGATGTGGTGCTGGTACGTCATAACGAATCTGGGAGTATCACATGGTTGGATAAAACGTATACCCTTCAGCCTTTTGGGACGGGATACTTTACGTATTTACCGATTACGATGAGTGCAAAGCCGGGGAAATATCCGATTGGTGATCAGACGCTAACCATACAACCGAAGAAGTTTGAAACGCAATATCTGAAGGTAACGGCTGAAATGGAAAGCATGAAGCAGGACACGGGGCGCATTGCAGCCGACCAGAAAAAGATCGATCTGGCGCGAAGTAAGTCCGAGCCGCAATTTCTGTTCAGCGGGCCGTTCGTGCAGCCCGTCGAGGGGATTTTGACGACACCGTATGGACACACCCGTTATGTGAACGGGAAATACGACAGCTCTCATCTAGCCATTGATCTGGCCGCGAAGGAAGGCACCCCGATCAAAGCTACGAACGATGGGGTCGTCGCGCTGGCAGAGACCCTGTATTTGACCGGCAACGCCATCTATATCGACCATGGGATGGGGCTTTTCTCGCAGTACGCCCATCTTTCGGAACTGCGCGTGAAAGCGGGTGATCGGGTCAAGCAGGGCGATATCATTGGGCTCGTCGGCACGACAGGTTTCTCTACCGGGCCGCATTTGCACTTTGCCTTATGGGCGCACAATGTGCAGGTCAATCCGAACTTGTTTTTTAATACGACACCGTTTCGCTGGATTCAGCCGAAGGGATAG
- a CDS encoding heparinase II/III domain-containing protein, producing MNTTRMDRGKHNAKQPQFQAAMAKMRRDVEKALSISYIITANECGDWGHYYHCHHDGTRLHFDWKLSKQHRCPVCGAVWTGEPFDAAWQSHVHGQIGHGIYSLGIMYGIDPQVRYAEKAKSFLLAYADHYGGYKPHGDIPYNGPGKLFAQTLDESHWILDLAVGYSLLRVVMDPEEDERIREGLFRPCANFLIANKEQQIHNHSTLITSAICSLGVLLQDDVLLRSGLDGEYGLIDQINRGVLGDGLWYEGNFNYHFYAFESILTYCFLAEGTQWDLRNHPTLVKMFDFPLAFILPDGSFPMMNDASSQGSINSYARFYEIALDWQDKPEYRALLKTAYGMTEAASAQVIDFEPGLRDSVYAILYGKDLTESSSFFDFVSMCRQSSSAPNSGLTKLVRNDGLHAIVKHSKFGGEHDHMDRLGISLAYGSIPLMIDPGTVAYGVPAHYAWFKHTYSHNTVCIDGKDQPPQDARIICFKETLWGVWVETAVDWKEDSYTMKDKIILPSEMCPWDEEAYRGAEIRRINLLTEQYLLDIVRVTVPSERELELTGHFSGEMLHNDLHNWLPTDEHLSILSQDLFKDKQYLVMQSPQSFRYKMRKGELKHWCWCSRQVDLYTARTPDNPPHHQRQSVIQKVRTEGTALFVQAFMYKQETDVSRAALIEEAGALKVFVDQSIQHTAPGQTDANLCIKLKLNGKTDTYLLRWKQSGAILDKVGEGIPG from the coding sequence ATGAATACTACAAGAATGGACAGAGGCAAGCATAACGCCAAACAACCTCAATTTCAGGCAGCAATGGCCAAAATGAGAAGAGACGTTGAGAAAGCACTCTCTATCAGTTATATCATTACCGCGAATGAATGCGGTGACTGGGGTCATTACTACCATTGTCATCACGATGGGACGAGGCTTCATTTCGACTGGAAACTATCTAAGCAGCATCGCTGTCCTGTTTGCGGGGCAGTCTGGACAGGGGAACCATTCGATGCGGCTTGGCAATCACATGTGCATGGACAGATCGGTCATGGTATCTATAGCCTTGGAATCATGTACGGGATAGACCCGCAAGTAAGGTATGCCGAAAAGGCCAAATCGTTTTTGCTTGCTTATGCTGACCATTATGGTGGATACAAGCCACACGGTGACATCCCCTATAACGGACCTGGGAAGCTTTTCGCACAGACACTAGATGAGTCTCATTGGATTCTTGATCTAGCCGTCGGGTACAGCCTGCTGAGAGTGGTAATGGATCCTGAAGAAGATGAGCGCATTCGGGAAGGGCTTTTTCGGCCATGTGCGAACTTTCTAATCGCCAACAAAGAGCAGCAAATCCACAATCATTCCACTCTGATAACATCAGCTATTTGTTCGTTGGGGGTGCTGCTGCAAGATGACGTTTTGCTGCGAAGCGGACTGGATGGCGAGTATGGGCTTATAGACCAAATCAATCGCGGCGTGCTTGGCGACGGTCTCTGGTATGAAGGGAATTTCAATTATCACTTCTACGCTTTTGAGTCGATATTGACGTACTGCTTCCTTGCTGAAGGCACACAGTGGGATTTGCGAAACCATCCAACACTAGTGAAAATGTTCGACTTCCCGCTCGCTTTCATTTTACCGGATGGCTCATTTCCGATGATGAACGATGCCTCTTCGCAGGGCAGTATTAATAGCTACGCTCGTTTTTATGAAATTGCACTAGATTGGCAGGATAAGCCCGAATACCGAGCCTTATTGAAGACAGCCTACGGGATGACAGAAGCCGCATCCGCGCAAGTTATCGACTTTGAGCCGGGACTGCGAGATTCGGTATATGCGATTTTGTATGGGAAAGATTTGACGGAATCGTCATCCTTTTTTGATTTTGTGTCCATGTGTAGACAAAGCAGCTCTGCACCGAACAGCGGTCTGACGAAGCTGGTAAGAAACGACGGCCTGCATGCAATTGTCAAACACAGCAAGTTCGGCGGTGAACACGATCACATGGACCGTTTGGGCATATCGCTGGCTTACGGGAGTATTCCGCTCATGATCGACCCAGGTACCGTCGCTTATGGGGTTCCGGCTCACTATGCCTGGTTTAAGCATACGTACTCTCATAATACGGTGTGCATCGACGGTAAAGACCAGCCCCCGCAAGACGCGCGCATTATCTGCTTTAAGGAGACACTGTGGGGAGTATGGGTGGAAACGGCGGTTGATTGGAAAGAGGACAGTTACACGATGAAAGACAAGATCATCCTCCCGTCAGAAATGTGCCCATGGGACGAAGAGGCCTACAGGGGTGCAGAGATTCGGCGCATCAACTTACTTACAGAGCAGTATCTGCTTGATATTGTGAGGGTAACCGTACCTTCCGAACGTGAACTGGAACTAACAGGTCACTTCAGCGGGGAAATGCTTCATAACGATTTGCATAACTGGCTGCCGACAGATGAGCATCTTAGCATACTCTCGCAAGACTTATTCAAGGATAAGCAATATCTGGTGATGCAATCGCCGCAATCATTTCGCTATAAGATGCGAAAGGGAGAACTAAAGCATTGGTGCTGGTGTTCACGCCAAGTAGACCTATATACGGCCCGAACACCAGACAATCCGCCCCATCATCAGCGTCAATCCGTTATCCAAAAAGTGCGTACCGAGGGAACGGCTTTATTCGTACAAGCATTTATGTACAAGCAGGAAACGGATGTCTCACGAGCTGCTTTAATAGAAGAAGCAGGAGCGCTGAAGGTCTTCGTGGACCAAAGTATTCAGCATACCGCCCCTGGTCAGACTGATGCTAACCTTTGCATTAAATTGAAACTTAATGGTAAAACTGATACGTATTTGCTCAGATGGAAACAGTCTGGGGCCATATTGGATAAAGTTGGGGAAGGAATTCCCGGATAG
- a CDS encoding multicopper oxidase family protein: protein MYSISVLIILFVCLLFLIFTWIGSVKASRLLYNQSLERMHRKANKLLFWSWFPAIPAAVIIGAIVWMQQSMDLVFWQDRVFIQAPLVVLPILTIWFVSVPKLIKLRSLTKQSLTEPGAAIEPTIYHRAASPGLIIPFQMTALGALTALYFSLVPPVPFRWLDISIPLAAFVLATVGLWSRHQIRFKQVSKMETYVVPTLWKRALTTVGVLAVVAGSAYYLFMLAINNSQLPAEIDMASGTHDYGGQAVTANMSPHNHGTEGMNGSSSSAKMVSVADLNGPLEGTPDRHFTLTAQKKTVTLSSGKTVDAWTYNGQIPGPELRMKQGELVEITLVNEDIEHGVTAHWHGLDVPNAEDGVAGATQNAVMPGESYTYRFRAEQVGTFWYHSHQDSQEAVSMGLFGALIVEPKVETLQQVKDITVMTHRWKGNNFAIGASDQLERMTIAPGTPVRMRLINTDDWVQQKYTLVGTHFEVAAIDGTELNKPDVLTNTHLVVTTGGRYDITFIMPERPVYLNVGDNRSSGILMSPDGKGELPELSQTVAFDPLHYGTPTSTPFDANSRFDRNFTLILDNKLGFYNRNLNFLYTLNGEVFPNTPMLMVKEGDLVKTTIVNRGNVEHPMHLHGHHVLVLSRNGKPSTGSPWWSDTLAVLPGETYEVAFVANNPGLWMDHCHNLVHAAAGMTMHLMYEGVTTPFSVGSGTINHPE from the coding sequence TTGTACAGCATAAGTGTTCTAATCATACTGTTCGTTTGTTTATTATTCCTCATTTTCACCTGGATAGGGAGTGTCAAAGCGTCCCGCTTACTATATAACCAGAGTCTGGAACGGATGCACCGCAAAGCAAACAAGCTGCTTTTCTGGTCATGGTTTCCGGCTATTCCAGCTGCCGTAATCATTGGAGCTATTGTCTGGATGCAGCAATCCATGGATCTGGTCTTCTGGCAAGACCGCGTGTTTATTCAAGCTCCACTGGTAGTTCTTCCTATTTTGACCATATGGTTCGTATCGGTTCCTAAACTGATCAAATTACGCTCCTTAACGAAGCAAAGCTTAACCGAGCCTGGTGCTGCAATTGAACCAACTATTTACCATAGAGCTGCTAGCCCCGGTCTCATTATTCCTTTTCAAATGACGGCTCTAGGCGCGCTAACCGCTTTATATTTCTCACTCGTGCCTCCGGTTCCATTTCGGTGGTTGGACATTTCCATACCTCTGGCTGCCTTTGTACTCGCAACGGTTGGACTTTGGTCGAGACATCAAATTCGCTTCAAGCAGGTAAGTAAAATGGAAACTTATGTCGTTCCTACCTTATGGAAACGCGCCTTAACAACGGTAGGAGTTTTGGCTGTTGTGGCTGGATCCGCCTACTATTTGTTTATGCTAGCGATAAACAACAGTCAATTGCCAGCGGAAATCGATATGGCAAGCGGGACACACGATTATGGCGGGCAGGCAGTAACGGCGAATATGAGTCCGCATAATCACGGAACAGAGGGTATGAACGGCTCCTCCTCCTCTGCCAAAATGGTGTCTGTTGCTGACCTTAATGGTCCGCTCGAAGGGACGCCGGATCGCCATTTTACACTTACAGCTCAGAAAAAAACGGTCACACTTAGCTCTGGCAAAACCGTGGATGCATGGACGTACAATGGGCAAATTCCAGGGCCGGAACTGCGTATGAAACAGGGAGAGTTGGTCGAGATCACTTTGGTCAACGAGGATATCGAGCATGGCGTTACCGCGCATTGGCACGGTTTGGATGTGCCGAATGCCGAGGACGGCGTTGCTGGAGCCACGCAAAATGCGGTTATGCCAGGCGAGAGCTACACGTATCGCTTCCGCGCAGAGCAAGTAGGCACTTTCTGGTATCACTCTCACCAAGATTCACAAGAGGCTGTGAGCATGGGACTCTTCGGAGCGTTAATCGTTGAGCCGAAGGTGGAAACCCTGCAGCAAGTTAAGGACATTACGGTCATGACACACCGCTGGAAAGGCAATAATTTCGCCATTGGCGCGTCAGATCAATTAGAACGCATGACAATTGCGCCAGGGACGCCTGTCCGTATGAGACTTATTAACACAGACGATTGGGTGCAGCAAAAATACACCCTTGTCGGCACTCATTTTGAGGTGGCAGCAATTGACGGAACGGAACTAAATAAGCCGGATGTATTGACTAATACACATTTGGTAGTGACTACAGGTGGTCGGTATGACATCACGTTCATCATGCCAGAGCGTCCTGTGTACCTGAATGTTGGCGATAACCGCAGCAGCGGCATCTTGATGTCACCAGACGGTAAGGGAGAACTTCCCGAGCTTTCTCAAACGGTCGCTTTCGATCCCCTTCACTATGGTACCCCGACCTCAACACCCTTTGATGCAAATAGTCGTTTTGATCGAAATTTCACCTTAATTTTGGATAATAAACTGGGGTTCTACAATCGTAATCTGAATTTCCTTTATACGTTGAATGGCGAAGTGTTCCCGAATACACCCATGCTAATGGTGAAAGAAGGCGATCTCGTCAAAACGACTATTGTGAACCGCGGTAACGTCGAACATCCCATGCACTTACATGGTCATCATGTACTTGTGCTGTCTCGCAATGGCAAACCATCCACGGGCAGCCCTTGGTGGTCCGATACGTTGGCTGTATTGCCAGGAGAAACTTATGAGGTAGCTTTCGTTGCAAATAATCCAGGACTATGGATGGATCATTGCCATAACCTCGTACATGCCGCAGCTGGAATGACGATGCATCTTATGTATGAAGGCGTTACGACGCCATTCTCGGTAGGAAGCGGAACGATCAATCATCCAGAATGA
- a CDS encoding cold-shock protein: protein MYSRKKSLEEMPLENVTVWSCEKEGCKGWMRDNFAFDHVPTCHLCQSTMVRSVKLLPLVNNTNTDQKALKKGVQI from the coding sequence ATGTATTCCAGAAAAAAGTCGCTTGAAGAGATGCCTCTAGAAAATGTGACGGTATGGTCTTGTGAAAAAGAAGGCTGTAAAGGCTGGATGCGAGATAATTTTGCATTCGATCACGTGCCGACTTGTCATTTATGTCAGTCCACTATGGTTCGAAGTGTCAAGTTACTTCCTTTAGTTAATAACACGAATACGGATCAGAAGGCGCTCAAAAAGGGCGTGCAAATTTAA
- a CDS encoding ABC transporter substrate-binding protein, with the protein MNKAIKKPITVLAGITLAISIAGCGTSDNGQSASSPTPNGSAAPQAKKEKTKLTYWTFQRHDAEYIKQKIQVFNETNKDNIEVEMTMMAENYPQSLDLAFTSDQAPDVFATPGKQIELYSKGYFEPFNKYLTDDMKKKFGSYVFEGNNQFDNNIISLPNVGTTIRLIYNVDMFDKAGLKPPKSLDEMVAAAKKITEVGKADGIYGWSLPYKSPASALDRSVAKMAEMNGLHRSGFDFKTGKYDFAGWKPIIESLRQMKVDGSVLPGSEALDMDPMRAQFAEGKIGMYISYSVEPGVYKNQFPPKIRWDAALVPTIDGGEPKGVIDPGAGTWLSLSSKSKHKEEAWKFISYMYQDEILRGYHEQGFGLTVLPHVLQGAKEPSIPGIKNFLLSKYDAAWPVAPQGVTPEGKTWHEEFTKYILGGGDLDKTIKDVTARYNAALDKAVSSGSVKIKADPNFDPKALQKK; encoded by the coding sequence ATGAACAAAGCCATAAAAAAACCGATAACCGTTTTGGCAGGGATTACATTAGCCATCAGCATCGCAGGATGCGGTACTTCGGATAACGGCCAATCGGCCTCTAGTCCAACTCCTAACGGGAGCGCAGCTCCACAAGCCAAGAAAGAAAAGACAAAGCTGACTTACTGGACCTTCCAACGACATGACGCCGAGTACATCAAGCAGAAAATCCAGGTGTTCAACGAGACGAATAAGGATAACATTGAAGTGGAAATGACGATGATGGCGGAAAATTATCCGCAATCGCTGGACCTGGCCTTTACGAGCGATCAGGCTCCTGATGTATTTGCAACACCGGGTAAGCAGATAGAGCTCTATTCCAAGGGTTATTTTGAGCCGTTTAATAAATACCTAACAGACGATATGAAGAAAAAATTCGGAAGCTACGTATTCGAGGGTAACAACCAATTCGATAACAACATTATTTCACTTCCTAACGTAGGCACCACGATTCGACTCATTTATAACGTTGATATGTTTGACAAAGCGGGCCTGAAGCCGCCAAAATCGCTCGATGAAATGGTTGCCGCAGCGAAGAAAATTACTGAAGTGGGCAAAGCTGACGGTATTTATGGCTGGTCGCTTCCTTATAAGAGCCCGGCAAGCGCTTTGGACCGTTCTGTTGCAAAAATGGCAGAAATGAACGGATTACACAGATCTGGATTTGACTTCAAAACAGGTAAATATGATTTCGCAGGCTGGAAGCCAATTATTGAATCGTTACGTCAAATGAAGGTGGATGGCAGTGTACTGCCGGGTTCCGAAGCGCTGGACATGGATCCGATGCGCGCGCAGTTTGCGGAAGGCAAGATCGGGATGTATATCTCGTACTCGGTTGAACCAGGTGTTTATAAAAATCAGTTCCCGCCAAAAATTCGCTGGGACGCCGCTTTAGTGCCAACAATTGACGGAGGGGAGCCTAAAGGCGTGATTGACCCTGGCGCAGGCACTTGGCTGTCCCTAAGCAGTAAGTCTAAGCACAAAGAAGAGGCATGGAAGTTCATTTCCTACATGTATCAGGACGAGATTCTTCGCGGGTATCACGAGCAAGGCTTTGGTTTAACGGTACTTCCTCATGTATTGCAAGGTGCCAAAGAGCCTAGCATTCCAGGCATCAAAAATTTCCTTTTATCTAAATATGATGCTGCTTGGCCTGTAGCCCCGCAAGGCGTTACACCTGAAGGGAAAACATGGCATGAAGAGTTTACGAAGTATATTTTGGGCGGCGGCGATCTGGATAAGACGATCAAAGACGTAACAGCTCGTTATAACGCCGCATTAGATAAAGCGGTGAGCAGCGGCAGTGTAAAAATTAAGGCTGATCCGAATTTTGACCCGAAGGCATTGCAGAAAAAATAA
- a CDS encoding cold-shock protein: MATGTVKWFNAEKGFGFIEVEGGNDVFVHFSAIQGDGFKTLDEGQSVEFSVVQGNRGPQAENVVKL, encoded by the coding sequence ATGGCTACTGGTACAGTAAAATGGTTTAACGCAGAAAAAGGTTTCGGTTTCATCGAAGTTGAAGGCGGCAACGATGTATTCGTTCACTTCTCCGCAATCCAAGGCGACGGTTTCAAAACTTTGGACGAAGGCCAAAGCGTTGAGTTCAGCGTTGTTCAAGGCAACCGCGGACCACAAGCAGAAAACGTTGTAAAACTGTAA